The following proteins come from a genomic window of Azoarcus sp. PA01:
- a CDS encoding YsnF/AvaK domain-containing protein, whose translation MTQTVVGVFDTADAALSAEQALLNRGFDRSALHRTAADTASATLEERDEGFFSGIGRFFSNLFGTDDSDEVGAYSEAVRRGATVLTVDLPDGADVAPVRDVLEEAGAIDIDERTEYWRQQGWTGYRPDSPPLSAEEIANERKAVLPVVEEQLDVGKRQMKKGTVRVVSRTVETPVRENVQLREEHATIERRPVDRPATGEDLKAFAEKTVEVQETAEKAVVSKTARVVEEVRVGKEATEHTETIEDTVRRTEVQTQRDGGETGTTGTTLRTFEEYEPDYRQDFQTRYAAQGGRYEEYAPAYRYGYTLASDARYRGRMWPDIETDAQRDWDRDHPGTWERMKLAVRHGWERVTGQR comes from the coding sequence ATGACCCAAACTGTTGTGGGTGTTTTCGATACTGCAGACGCTGCCCTGTCTGCCGAACAAGCGCTTCTGAATCGGGGGTTCGACCGGTCCGCGTTGCACCGTACGGCCGCTGATACCGCGTCCGCGACGCTCGAGGAGCGCGATGAGGGATTCTTCAGCGGCATCGGCCGTTTTTTCAGCAACCTCTTCGGCACTGACGACTCGGACGAAGTCGGCGCCTATTCGGAAGCGGTTCGACGCGGCGCGACCGTGCTCACCGTCGACCTGCCCGATGGCGCAGACGTCGCTCCGGTGCGCGATGTGCTCGAGGAAGCCGGCGCGATCGACATCGACGAGCGCACTGAATACTGGCGTCAGCAGGGCTGGACCGGTTATCGCCCCGACTCGCCGCCACTGAGTGCGGAAGAAATCGCAAACGAGCGCAAGGCGGTGCTGCCGGTCGTCGAGGAGCAACTGGACGTCGGCAAGCGGCAGATGAAAAAAGGCACCGTGCGAGTGGTTTCGCGAACCGTCGAGACACCGGTCCGCGAAAATGTCCAGCTGCGGGAAGAGCACGCTACGATCGAACGTCGCCCGGTCGACCGGCCCGCAACCGGCGAAGACCTGAAGGCGTTCGCCGAGAAAACAGTCGAGGTGCAGGAAACCGCCGAGAAAGCCGTCGTCAGCAAGACGGCCCGCGTCGTCGAAGAAGTGCGGGTGGGCAAAGAGGCCACCGAGCACACCGAGACGATTGAAGACACGGTACGGCGGACCGAAGTGCAAACTCAGCGCGACGGAGGGGAAACCGGCACGACAGGCACGACGCTGCGCACTTTCGAGGAATACGAGCCGGATTACCGGCAGGACTTCCAGACCCGCTATGCCGCGCAAGGCGGGCGGTACGAGGAATACGCTCCGGCTTACCGGTACGGCTACACTCTCGCAAGCGACGCACGTTACCGCGGACGGATGTGGCCCGACATCGAAACGGACGCACAACGCGACTGGGACCGAGACCACCCCGGCACCTGGGAGCGCATGAAGCTCGCCGTGCGCCACGGCTGGGAACGTGTGACGGGACAACGGTGA
- a CDS encoding YsnF/AvaK domain-containing protein, whose translation MLFQTMPPSKKPRRSEQNAPPHSADEENESATRVIPVVEEEVSIARVTEHTGDSVRVRIALHEETEFVPVTDVVEELTVERVPVNRFVDQRAEPREEGAVLIVPVYETVAVVEHRLLLKEEVRIVRHRREVERKEEVVLRKETAIVERRGADDEEWKPSPPAER comes from the coding sequence GTGCTTTTCCAGACCATGCCTCCGTCAAAAAAACCCCGCCGCTCCGAGCAGAACGCTCCTCCGCACTCAGCCGACGAAGAGAATGAGTCGGCCACGCGGGTGATTCCGGTCGTCGAGGAAGAGGTTTCGATCGCGCGGGTCACCGAGCACACCGGTGACAGCGTGCGAGTGCGCATCGCGCTGCATGAGGAGACCGAGTTCGTGCCGGTAACGGACGTCGTCGAAGAACTGACTGTCGAGCGCGTCCCGGTAAACCGCTTCGTCGACCAACGGGCGGAGCCGCGTGAAGAAGGCGCAGTGCTGATCGTTCCAGTGTATGAAACGGTGGCGGTGGTCGAGCATCGCCTCCTGCTCAAGGAAGAGGTGCGGATTGTTCGACACCGCCGCGAGGTAGAACGGAAGGAGGAAGTCGTCCTGCGCAAGGAGACAGCGATCGTCGAGCGTCGCGGGGCCGACGACGAGGAATGGAAGCCGAGTCCTCCAGCGGAACGCTAG
- a CDS encoding TSUP family transporter, with amino-acid sequence MGDAETVLFFLGLAAFLAGFVDAVVGGGGLVQIPALFTAFPASLPATLFGTNKLASIVGTSSAAIQYARRVAIPWRIALPAAGAALGGAWFGARAVAHLSPALLKPVILLLLILVAIYTFMRKDFGTADAMAEPQHATALALLIGASVGFYDGFFGPGTGSFLIFLFVRFLAMDFLRASVTAKIVNVATNLAAIAFFTSHVAILWQAAGVMACANLVGALVGSRLALRHGARFVRKMFLGVVAALIGKMLFDVVAA; translated from the coding sequence ATGGGCGATGCCGAAACCGTCCTGTTCTTTCTCGGGCTTGCCGCCTTTCTTGCCGGCTTCGTTGATGCGGTGGTCGGCGGTGGTGGGCTCGTGCAGATCCCGGCGCTGTTCACGGCTTTTCCCGCGAGCCTGCCCGCGACGCTGTTCGGCACCAACAAGCTCGCGAGCATCGTCGGCACGAGCAGTGCGGCGATACAGTACGCGCGGCGGGTGGCGATTCCGTGGCGAATCGCGCTGCCGGCTGCGGGCGCCGCGCTCGGCGGAGCGTGGTTCGGAGCGCGTGCCGTCGCGCATCTGTCGCCGGCGCTTCTCAAGCCGGTGATCCTGCTGCTGCTGATACTGGTCGCAATCTACACGTTCATGCGAAAGGACTTCGGCACGGCAGATGCAATGGCCGAGCCGCAGCATGCGACTGCGCTGGCGTTGCTGATCGGTGCGAGCGTCGGGTTCTACGACGGTTTCTTCGGGCCGGGGACCGGAAGCTTCCTGATTTTCCTGTTCGTCCGTTTCCTTGCGATGGATTTTCTGCGCGCATCGGTGACGGCGAAGATCGTGAATGTCGCGACGAACCTGGCGGCGATCGCGTTTTTCACTTCGCACGTCGCGATTTTGTGGCAAGCCGCCGGAGTAATGGCCTGCGCCAACCTCGTCGGTGCGCTCGTCGGTTCGCGGCTCGCGCTGCGCCACGGCGCGCGATTCGTGCGAAAAATGTTTCTCGGCGTCGTTGCGGCGCTGATCGGAAAGATGCTGTTCGATGTGGTCGCAGCGTGA
- the rsmB gene encoding 16S rRNA (cytosine(967)-C(5))-methyltransferase RsmB: MLPSDSLGYALLHAASLVEAVLGGASLTDAYERLLRANPAWPDATRGAVRDLAWGTLRDYGRGDVVLRHLLHKPLPVALHALLLVALHRLEHRPDQAHTVVDQAVDAAAVLAPGLKGVVNGVLRKRLRDEHELAGLVEADEAARYRHPAWWVAQLRAAWPDDWQAALEAGNQRPPMALRVNRTRVSVEAVEAELRDAGIGYRRLANEALVLDKPVPVASLPGFASGRVSVQDAGAQWAARWLDLAPGQRVLDACAAPGGKAAHILETMPVELVALELDPKRVQRIRDNFERLGLHAQVLTADCRALDAWWDGRPFDRILADVPCSASGVARRHPDIKWLRRREDVRRFAAQQADIIDALWPTLAPGGRMLYVTCSVFNEENAAQIARLSARHPDLERLEIDGRLERQLLPATDHDGFFYALLGKHR, encoded by the coding sequence GTGCTTCCGAGCGACAGCCTCGGCTATGCGCTGCTGCACGCGGCGTCTCTCGTCGAAGCGGTCCTCGGGGGCGCCAGCCTGACTGATGCCTACGAGCGGCTGCTGCGCGCGAATCCTGCGTGGCCGGACGCGACGCGCGGCGCGGTGCGCGATCTGGCGTGGGGGACGCTGCGCGACTACGGGCGCGGCGACGTCGTGCTGCGCCACCTGTTGCACAAACCCTTGCCGGTCGCGCTGCACGCCTTGTTGCTGGTTGCACTGCATCGCCTCGAACACCGCCCGGATCAGGCGCACACGGTCGTGGATCAGGCGGTCGATGCAGCTGCAGTGCTCGCCCCGGGGCTCAAAGGCGTCGTCAACGGCGTGCTGCGCAAGCGCCTGCGCGACGAACACGAGCTGGCGGGTCTCGTCGAGGCGGACGAGGCCGCGCGCTATCGCCATCCCGCGTGGTGGGTCGCGCAGCTGCGAGCTGCGTGGCCCGACGACTGGCAGGCCGCGCTCGAAGCGGGCAACCAACGGCCGCCGATGGCGCTGCGCGTCAATCGCACGCGGGTGAGCGTCGAGGCCGTCGAAGCGGAACTACGCGACGCGGGAATCGGCTACCGGCGGCTCGCGAACGAAGCGCTCGTGCTCGACAAGCCGGTGCCGGTCGCGAGCCTGCCGGGCTTCGCGAGCGGGCGCGTTTCGGTGCAGGACGCGGGAGCGCAGTGGGCGGCGCGGTGGCTGGATCTGGCGCCGGGCCAGCGGGTGCTCGACGCGTGCGCGGCGCCGGGCGGCAAGGCTGCGCATATCCTCGAGACGATGCCGGTCGAGCTGGTCGCGCTGGAGCTCGATCCGAAACGCGTCCAGCGCATCCGCGACAATTTCGAGCGGCTCGGCCTGCACGCGCAGGTGCTGACCGCCGATTGCCGCGCCCTCGACGCGTGGTGGGATGGCCGGCCGTTCGACCGCATCCTTGCCGATGTGCCCTGTTCCGCGTCGGGAGTCGCGCGCCGGCATCCGGACATCAAGTGGCTGCGGCGACGCGAGGACGTGCGCCGCTTCGCCGCGCAGCAAGCCGACATCATCGACGCGCTGTGGCCGACGCTGGCGCCCGGGGGCAGGATGCTTTACGTCACCTGCTCCGTTTTCAACGAAGAAAATGCAGCCCAGATCGCGCGGCTGAGTGCCCGCCATCCCGATCTCGAGCGGCTCGAGATCGACGGCAGGCTCGAGCGCCAGTTGCTGCCCGCTACGGACCATGACGGTTTTTTCTACGCGCTCCTCGGCAAGCATCGCTAA
- a CDS encoding DUF4390 domain-containing protein, with protein sequence MTVFSTRSSASIAKLLRAALLALIVGLLPLPAVAEGDIGYAEIVASEEGYVVNADIDLDLNQRLADAVTHGVSLYFTAEFIVEQPRWYWFDETVVERSLNFRLSYHAITRSFRLSVGNFHQSFDTLDSAVRTMLRIRNWQIIPVDELDTGESYRAALRFFLDTSLLPKPFQVTALGSRDWNLGTDWMRWTFLAGAPR encoded by the coding sequence ATGACGGTTTTTTCTACGCGCTCCTCGGCAAGCATCGCTAAGCTGCTGCGCGCCGCGCTGCTCGCGCTCATCGTCGGCCTGCTGCCGCTGCCGGCGGTCGCGGAAGGGGATATCGGTTACGCCGAGATCGTCGCGAGCGAAGAGGGATACGTGGTCAACGCCGACATCGACCTCGACCTCAACCAGCGGCTCGCCGATGCGGTGACCCATGGCGTGTCGCTGTATTTCACCGCTGAATTCATTGTCGAGCAGCCGCGCTGGTACTGGTTCGACGAGACGGTCGTCGAGCGCTCGCTGAATTTCCGCCTTTCGTACCACGCGATCACGCGCAGCTTCCGCCTGTCGGTCGGCAACTTCCACCAGAGTTTCGACACGCTCGATTCAGCGGTGCGGACAATGCTGCGGATCCGCAACTGGCAGATCATCCCCGTCGACGAGCTCGATACGGGCGAATCGTATCGCGCCGCGTTGCGTTTTTTCCTCGATACGAGCCTGTTGCCTAAGCCGTTCCAGGTCACTGCGCTCGGCAGCCGGGACTGGAATCTCGGGACCGACTGGATGCGGTGGACGTTCCTCGCCGGCGCCCCACGATGA
- a CDS encoding ATP-binding protein yields the protein MKPVLLIVIAAVAGISLFLLASASSNTELFAQSYPYLLAINGAVAVALGGLVGFQLRALWREYRDRQFGSRIKYRLMLMFALMALVPGIIVYAVSLQFVVRSIESWFDVRVDYALEGGIALGQNALDYLASQIGDKAQDMALELEGLAPVSPTLLNRLRERAGVSSASVIGSNGQVLVTVSGEFGGFLPDLPTVAQLRQARQTQRYHIVDTRPGDGLRIRVVVPIPSRILSAEAQYLQLTQPVPETFARHAEAVQEAYREYQQLTLGRTGLNRIYTLTLTLTLLLALLAAVAVAFILSRRLVAPLLILAEGTQAVAQGDFSPRQALPAHDELGVLTQSFNRMTRQLVEARDSADRNRAAVESARAYLESVLANLSTGVLAFAGDGTLRAANAGAMAILEDELSGFEEVPLAQWPRHQSFRDALLKGFDEHDGDWHEQVELPGADGSTQTLLIHGARLPTASGGGLVVVFDDISRLVAAQRTAAWAEVARRLAHEIKNPLTPIQLSAERLAYKLADRVDAEGREILERATRTIINQVESMKNLVNGFRDYARLPGPVIGSVDLNALIAEILNLYESSPVHVRAELERGLPAVAGDATQLRQVIHNLLQNAEDALAEQDDGVVTLVTRGEGDHAGLLIRDNGPGFPATVLAHAFEPYFTTKSRGTGLGLAMVKKIIDEHGGEIRLMNRDSGGAEVRIRLRLAPPTSDK from the coding sequence ATGAAACCGGTCCTGCTGATCGTCATTGCGGCGGTCGCCGGCATCTCGCTGTTTTTGCTGGCGTCGGCGAGTTCGAATACCGAGCTCTTCGCCCAAAGCTATCCGTATCTGCTCGCGATCAACGGCGCGGTCGCGGTCGCGCTCGGCGGACTGGTCGGTTTCCAGCTGCGCGCGCTGTGGCGCGAGTACCGCGATCGCCAGTTCGGCTCGCGGATCAAGTACCGGCTGATGCTGATGTTCGCGCTGATGGCGCTGGTCCCCGGCATCATCGTCTATGCGGTATCGCTGCAGTTCGTCGTCCGCAGCATCGAGTCGTGGTTCGACGTGCGCGTCGATTACGCGCTCGAAGGGGGCATCGCGCTCGGGCAGAACGCGCTCGACTACCTGGCGTCGCAGATCGGTGACAAGGCCCAGGACATGGCGCTCGAGCTCGAAGGCCTGGCGCCTGTTTCCCCGACTTTGCTGAATCGCCTGCGCGAGCGCGCCGGTGTCAGCAGCGCCTCGGTGATCGGCTCCAACGGCCAGGTCCTGGTGACGGTGTCCGGCGAATTCGGCGGCTTTCTGCCCGATCTGCCGACGGTCGCGCAGCTGCGCCAGGCGCGCCAGACGCAGCGTTATCACATCGTCGATACCCGGCCCGGCGACGGGCTGAGGATCCGCGTCGTCGTGCCGATCCCGTCGCGCATCCTGAGTGCCGAGGCGCAGTATCTGCAGCTGACGCAGCCGGTCCCGGAAACGTTCGCGCGCCATGCCGAAGCGGTCCAGGAAGCGTATCGCGAATACCAGCAACTCACCCTCGGCCGCACCGGACTGAACCGCATCTACACGCTGACGCTGACGCTGACGCTGCTGCTCGCGCTGCTTGCCGCGGTCGCGGTCGCGTTCATCCTGTCACGTCGCCTCGTCGCGCCGCTGCTGATCCTCGCCGAAGGCACGCAGGCCGTGGCGCAAGGGGACTTCAGTCCGCGTCAGGCGCTGCCGGCGCACGACGAGCTCGGCGTGCTGACCCAGTCGTTCAACCGCATGACGCGCCAGCTCGTCGAGGCGCGAGATTCGGCCGATCGCAACCGCGCCGCGGTCGAGTCGGCGCGCGCCTATCTCGAGAGCGTGCTCGCGAACCTGTCGACCGGCGTGCTCGCGTTCGCCGGAGACGGCACGTTGCGCGCCGCGAACGCCGGTGCGATGGCGATCCTCGAGGACGAACTGAGCGGGTTCGAGGAGGTGCCGCTGGCGCAGTGGCCGCGCCACCAGAGCTTTCGCGACGCGCTGCTGAAAGGTTTCGACGAGCATGACGGCGACTGGCACGAGCAGGTGGAACTCCCCGGTGCCGACGGCAGCACGCAGACGCTGCTGATCCACGGCGCGCGGCTGCCGACCGCTTCCGGCGGCGGCCTGGTCGTCGTCTTCGACGACATTTCCCGGCTCGTCGCTGCGCAACGCACGGCCGCGTGGGCGGAAGTCGCGCGCCGGCTCGCACATGAAATCAAGAATCCGCTCACGCCGATCCAGCTGTCGGCCGAACGCCTGGCCTACAAGCTCGCCGACCGGGTCGATGCGGAAGGGCGCGAGATCCTCGAGCGGGCGACGCGCACGATCATCAACCAGGTCGAGTCGATGAAGAATCTCGTCAATGGGTTCCGCGATTATGCGAGACTGCCGGGCCCGGTCATCGGCAGCGTCGACCTCAATGCGCTGATCGCCGAGATCCTCAACCTGTACGAGAGCTCGCCGGTGCACGTGCGCGCCGAACTCGAGCGCGGTCTGCCTGCGGTGGCGGGCGATGCGACGCAGTTGCGGCAAGTCATTCACAATCTGCTCCAGAATGCCGAGGATGCGCTGGCCGAACAGGACGACGGCGTCGTGACGCTGGTCACGCGCGGCGAAGGGGACCACGCCGGGCTGCTGATACGGGACAACGGGCCGGGCTTCCCGGCGACCGTGCTGGCCCATGCGTTCGAGCCTTACTTCACGACGAAGAGCCGCGGGACGGGCCTCGGCCTCGCGATGGTGAAGAAGATCATCGACGAACATGGTGGAGAAATCCGCCTGATGAACAGAGACTCCGGGGGCGCCGAAGTCCGCATCCGCTTGCGGCTCGCACCTCCGACCAGCGACAAGTGA
- a CDS encoding response regulator, translated as MANILIVDDEVGIRELLFEILSDEGHDIVLAENAAAARNARNAARPDLVLLDIWMPDTDGITLLKEWSANGQLTMPVVMMSGHGTIDTAVEATRIGAIDYLEKPIGLQKLLAAVKRGLQRPAAPGAPSPLTLAAFTRSVPLRELQRLIQQVAVTSRVLLLRIGAGSLAELAARSFQAKGAPWLDLSTVSPPLDVNQLQACQGGVLFVPELSRLARTQQKNLAFALERLERYDLRLVVATDHALDALVREGWEESLVARLFEVSLAPPSIADVRDDLPELAAQLLLHLVEAGEVPRRQFSTGALNTLRAQPWSGGYNELRAAVKSLALGTLDEEIGIADVRRLLIPSTEGHVGVSLDQPLREAREAFERLYFEHHLRLEGSNMTRLAEKSGLERTHLYRKLKQLGLQAGRRSEEN; from the coding sequence ATGGCGAACATACTCATAGTTGACGACGAAGTCGGCATCCGCGAGCTGCTCTTCGAAATACTCAGCGACGAAGGGCACGACATCGTGCTCGCGGAGAACGCTGCCGCCGCGCGCAACGCGCGCAACGCCGCGCGCCCCGACCTGGTGCTGCTCGACATCTGGATGCCCGACACCGACGGCATCACGCTGCTGAAGGAGTGGTCCGCCAACGGGCAGCTGACGATGCCGGTGGTGATGATGTCCGGCCACGGCACGATCGACACCGCAGTCGAGGCGACGCGCATCGGCGCGATCGACTACCTCGAAAAGCCGATCGGCCTGCAGAAGCTGCTCGCGGCGGTGAAGCGCGGGCTGCAACGCCCGGCCGCACCGGGCGCGCCGTCGCCGCTGACGCTCGCCGCGTTTACGCGTTCGGTGCCGCTGCGCGAGCTGCAGCGGCTGATCCAGCAGGTCGCAGTGACGTCGCGCGTGCTGCTGCTGCGCATCGGCGCCGGCAGCCTCGCGGAACTCGCCGCGCGCAGTTTCCAAGCAAAAGGGGCGCCGTGGCTGGATCTGTCCACGGTGTCGCCGCCGCTCGACGTCAACCAACTGCAGGCGTGCCAGGGCGGCGTCCTGTTCGTGCCCGAACTGTCGCGGCTGGCGCGTACTCAGCAGAAGAACCTCGCGTTCGCGCTCGAGCGCCTCGAGCGCTACGACCTGCGCCTCGTCGTTGCGACCGACCACGCGCTCGACGCGCTGGTCCGTGAAGGGTGGGAGGAGTCGCTCGTCGCACGGCTGTTCGAAGTCAGCCTCGCGCCGCCGTCGATCGCCGACGTGCGCGACGACCTGCCCGAACTCGCGGCGCAGCTGCTGCTGCACCTGGTCGAGGCGGGCGAGGTGCCGCGCCGGCAGTTTTCGACGGGCGCGCTCAACACGTTGCGCGCGCAGCCGTGGAGCGGCGGATACAACGAACTGCGCGCGGCGGTGAAGTCGCTTGCCCTCGGCACGCTCGACGAGGAGATCGGCATCGCCGACGTGCGGCGGCTGCTGATCCCATCCACCGAAGGTCATGTCGGCGTGTCCCTCGACCAGCCGCTGCGCGAGGCGCGCGAAGCGTTCGAACGACTGTACTTCGAGCATCATCTGCGTCTCGAAGGCAGCAACATGACGCGGCTGGCCGAGAAAAGCGGGCTCGAACGCACCCATCTGTACCGCAAGCTCAAACAGCTCGGCCTGCAGGCCGGCCGCCGGAGCGAGGAAAATTGA
- the trkA gene encoding Trk system potassium transporter TrkA: MKIIILGAGQVGASVAENLVSEANDITLVDTNAEHLEILRDRLELRTVLGNGASPQVLRDAGADDADLLIAVTQSDQTNLCACRVAKTVFNLPTRIARLRSTDFVEHPELLNSDNFAVDFSICPEQIVTDYIKRLIAFPEALQVLEFADGVLSLICVTAFEGGPLVGHPLKALRYHMPNVEVRIAAIYRLGEPLIPEGDTTILPGDEVFCLAATVHIRQVMREMRRSDRVTRRIMIAGGGNIGLRLARSVEADYNVKVIEVDKHRAEAIATQLRRALVLRGDTTDEKLLENEGIDEIDLFLALTNDDEDNIMSTSLAKRMGARRTLALINRRSYADLVQGGPIDIAISPAQTSIGSLLAHVRRGDVVAVHSLRRGAAEALEIIAHGNEKDSNVVGRAIEDIALPKGATIGAIVREELRPDGKVMRRGVVIPHHDTVIESGDHVIVFCTHKKLVRQVEKLFQVGFTFL; encoded by the coding sequence GTGAAGATCATCATCCTCGGTGCCGGGCAGGTCGGCGCCTCGGTTGCGGAAAACCTCGTTTCCGAAGCCAACGACATCACGCTCGTCGATACCAACGCCGAGCATCTCGAAATCCTGCGCGACCGCCTGGAGCTGCGCACCGTGCTCGGCAACGGCGCTTCGCCGCAGGTGCTGCGCGATGCCGGTGCCGATGACGCGGACCTGTTGATCGCGGTGACGCAGTCGGACCAGACGAACCTCTGTGCGTGCCGCGTCGCGAAAACGGTGTTCAACCTGCCGACGCGCATCGCACGCCTGCGCTCGACCGATTTCGTCGAGCATCCGGAACTGCTCAACAGCGACAACTTCGCGGTCGATTTCTCGATCTGCCCGGAGCAGATCGTCACCGACTACATCAAGCGCCTGATTGCGTTTCCGGAAGCGCTGCAGGTGCTGGAATTCGCCGACGGCGTGCTCAGCCTGATCTGTGTCACCGCATTCGAAGGCGGACCGCTGGTGGGCCATCCGCTGAAAGCGCTGCGCTACCACATGCCGAACGTCGAAGTGCGGATCGCCGCGATCTACCGCTTGGGCGAACCGCTGATCCCGGAAGGCGACACGACGATCCTGCCCGGCGACGAAGTGTTCTGCCTCGCCGCGACCGTGCATATCCGCCAGGTGATGCGCGAGATGCGCCGCTCGGACCGCGTGACGCGACGCATCATGATCGCCGGCGGCGGCAACATCGGCCTGCGGCTCGCACGTTCGGTCGAGGCGGACTACAACGTCAAGGTGATCGAAGTCGACAAGCACCGCGCCGAAGCGATTGCGACGCAGCTGAGGCGGGCGTTGGTGCTGCGCGGCGACACCACCGACGAGAAGCTGCTCGAGAACGAAGGCATCGACGAGATCGACCTGTTCCTCGCGCTGACCAACGACGACGAAGACAACATCATGTCGACGTCGCTCGCGAAACGGATGGGCGCGCGTCGCACGCTGGCGCTGATCAACCGCCGCAGCTATGCCGACCTGGTGCAGGGCGGGCCGATCGACATCGCGATCTCGCCGGCGCAGACGTCGATCGGTTCGCTGCTCGCGCACGTGCGGCGCGGCGACGTGGTCGCCGTGCACAGCCTGCGCCGCGGCGCAGCCGAAGCGCTGGAGATCATCGCGCACGGCAACGAGAAGGACTCGAACGTCGTCGGGCGGGCGATCGAGGACATCGCGCTGCCGAAGGGCGCGACGATCGGCGCGATCGTGCGCGAGGAACTGCGTCCCGACGGCAAGGTGATGCGGCGCGGCGTCGTCATTCCGCACCACGACACCGTGATCGAGAGCGGTGACCACGTGATCGTTTTCTGCACGCACAAGAAGCTCGTGCGCCAGGTCGAGAAGCTTTTCCAGGTCGGCTTCACGTTCCTGTAG
- a CDS encoding TrkH family potassium uptake protein — MRSYFPVLSALGLIVTMFGVLMGFPLAVSFFLDDGATRAFDDAVLVTCAAGLVLWALTRRVQRDLKPSDGFLLVALTWVVTPVFGAIPLFSYLPGLSVLDAYFEAVSGLTATGATVLSGLDQLPISINLWRTFMHWIGGMGVIVLVVAILPLLGIGGRQLFRAEVPTPMKESSLTPRITETAKGLWTAYILLTAACGLSLWLAGLDGWEALIHAFTVTGLGGFSSKDASLGHFDSVPVEMVAITFALLAGLNYATHYLALVRRSPRPYLSDPELPFYFGVLLASVAVLTTYLMSVEAHANVLNTLRYVAFHVVSMSTSLGLATYDYTLWPMFAQMWILFLGSFIACSGSAGGGIKMMRAIILYKQVYREIVRSLHPNAVHPVRLGVQPVSEDILHAVLGFSFMYMVSIVALTLVLAATGLDIITAFSGVVACLNNTGPGLGAIGPASNYAGLNDFQTATLAFTMILGRLEIFTLLVVLTPVFWRR, encoded by the coding sequence ATGCGCAGCTACTTTCCGGTCCTCAGCGCCCTCGGCCTGATCGTGACGATGTTCGGCGTGCTGATGGGCTTTCCGCTCGCGGTGTCGTTTTTCCTCGACGACGGCGCGACCCGCGCATTCGATGACGCGGTGCTCGTGACGTGCGCGGCCGGGCTGGTGTTGTGGGCGCTGACGCGCCGCGTCCAGCGCGACCTCAAACCGAGCGACGGCTTCCTGCTCGTCGCGCTGACGTGGGTCGTGACGCCGGTGTTCGGCGCGATTCCGCTGTTCAGCTACCTGCCCGGTCTGTCGGTCCTCGACGCGTACTTCGAAGCCGTGTCGGGCCTGACCGCGACCGGCGCGACCGTCCTCAGCGGCCTCGACCAGCTGCCGATCTCGATCAACCTGTGGCGCACTTTCATGCACTGGATCGGCGGCATGGGCGTCATCGTGCTGGTGGTCGCGATCCTGCCGCTGCTGGGTATCGGCGGCCGGCAGCTGTTCCGCGCCGAAGTGCCGACGCCGATGAAGGAGTCGAGCCTCACGCCGCGCATCACGGAGACGGCAAAAGGCCTGTGGACGGCCTACATCCTGCTCACTGCCGCGTGCGGGCTGAGCCTGTGGCTCGCCGGCCTCGACGGCTGGGAAGCGCTGATCCATGCCTTCACGGTGACCGGCTTGGGCGGTTTCTCGAGCAAGGATGCGTCGCTCGGTCATTTCGACAGCGTGCCCGTCGAGATGGTCGCGATCACGTTCGCGCTGCTTGCAGGACTGAACTATGCGACGCACTACCTCGCGCTGGTGCGCCGCAGTCCGCGCCCGTATCTGTCCGATCCCGAATTGCCGTTCTATTTCGGCGTGCTGCTCGCGAGCGTCGCGGTGCTGACCACGTATCTGATGAGCGTCGAAGCGCACGCCAATGTCCTCAATACGCTGCGCTACGTCGCGTTTCATGTCGTGTCGATGTCCACGTCGCTCGGACTCGCGACCTACGATTACACGCTGTGGCCGATGTTCGCGCAGATGTGGATCCTGTTCCTCGGCAGCTTCATCGCCTGTTCCGGTTCGGCCGGCGGCGGCATCAAGATGATGCGGGCGATCATCCTGTACAAGCAGGTGTACCGCGAAATCGTGCGCTCGCTGCACCCGAACGCGGTACATCCGGTGCGCCTCGGCGTCCAGCCGGTGTCGGAGGACATCCTGCATGCGGTGCTCGGCTTCAGCTTCATGTACATGGTGAGCATCGTCGCGTTGACGCTGGTGCTCGCAGCGACCGGCCTCGACATCATCACCGCTTTTTCCGGTGTCGTCGCATGCCTCAACAATACCGGACCCGGACTCGGCGCGATCGGCCCGGCGTCCAATTACGCCGGTCTCAACGATTTCCAGACCGCGACCCTGGCGTTCACGATGATTCTCGGGCGGCTCGAAATCTTCACGCTGCTCGTCGTGCTGACGCCCGTTTTCTGGCGGCGCTGA